The region TCCAACTGCCTCAGCGCCGGCAGCAGCGTGTTGGTCGCCTCGTCCAGCGCGGCAAGGTGGACGGCGCTCGGGAACACGTCGTTGGACGACTGGCCGAAGTTCACATGGTCATTGGGATGCGCGCGACCGTCGGTCAGCGCGCTGATGACCTCGTTGGTGTTCATGTTCGACGACGTGCCCGAGCCGGTCTGGAAGACGTCGATCGGGAACTGCGCGTCGTGCTCGCCGGCCGCGATCGCCTCGCCGGCCGCGGCGATCTCCGCAGCGAGCTTCTTGTCGAGGTTGCCGAGGTCGGCGTTGACCAGGGCGGCGGTGCCCTTGATCCGGCCGAGCCAGTGGATGACCGCGAGCGGGACGGTCTCACCGGAGATCGGGAAGTTGTCGACGGCCTTCTTGGTCTCGCCGCCGTACAGCGTCTTCTTCTTCACAGGGGGCATGGCCTCGAAGCCTACGACTTCAAGGCTTCACACCGCCGCGCGCGTGATCGTCACGCGCGCCGACGCCGGCACGCGGACGATCAGGCGGCCGCCCCTGGTCGCGCGCACGATCGCTGAGCGCTTCCGGAAGGTCCCCGCCGTCGTCGGTCGCATCGCCACGACGTAGCGAGCACGGCGCGCGTAGCCGGCGCGCGCCGTCACCGTCGTCGGCCCGTCGGTCTGCAGCGTGAAGCCGCCCGCGCGCACCCGCGACAGCGTCCGGAACGCGAGCCGGTCGCGCCCCGCGTGCACGGCGTAGCCGCGCATCGTCCAGTCGCGCTCGGTCGCCGTGAACGACCACGGGGCGGGCAGCGCCGTGGGGTGCGAGAACACGGACATGATGCCCGGCAGCGTCTGCCGCAGGTCCCGCTGCCAGTAGTCCCACTCGTGCCCGCCGGCGCCGTAGTCGTCGTACTGCCGCGCGATCCCGAGCGCCGCGGTGCGCGCGGCGAACGACGCGGTCTCGGCGTGGATCACCGGCTCGACCACGTCGTCGGGCCCACCGCCGCCGAACGGCCCGCCCGCCGCGCCCGTCCCCGTCGCGAGCCACAGCGCGACCCCGCGCAGGTTGCCCGCCAGGTCGGTCGGGTTGTGCCCGCGCCAGTCGACCTGCGGTCCGCTCCACGGCCCCCACGGCTGCGCGGAGACGATCCACCCCAGCTCGTGCCCGCCGTTGACGCCGACGTCGAGCGCGCCCGAGAAGCTCGCCGCCGCCGCGAAGACGTCCGGGTGGCGCGCCGCGTAGCTCAGCGCGCCGAACCCGCCCATCGACAACCCGGCGATCGCCCGCTGGCTGCGCGCCGCGATCACCGGCTCGTGCGCCTCGATCCACGGGATCAGCTGCTCGACGTGGAAGTCCTCCCAGCGCGGCCGGGACCCGTTGGGCCAGTTGGTGTACCAGCCCTCGGCGCCGCCGTCGGGCATGACCACGACCATCCCATAGTCCTTGGTCAGCGCCTCCGCGTCGCCCTGGTCGGTCCACGCCGTCGCGTCGCCGTCGCTGCCGTGCAGCAGGTACAGCGTCGGGTACCTGCGCCCGGGGTTCTCCGCGGCGTCGGCGGGCAGCAGGACGCGGACGCGGACCGGGTCGGCGAGCGCGTCGGTCGTGAACGTCAGCTCGGTCAGCCGCTCGTCGAGCGGGACGCTCGAGACGAGCCTCAGGCCGGACGCGCCGGAGACAGCGGCCGACGCGGCGCTCGCGCAGGCGAGCGTGAGGAGCGCGCCGAGCAGTGCAGCGCGGGACAGGCGGAGCATCACCATCATCATGCCCGTTCAGCCGAAGAAGGCGATCAGCTCGCGCGCCACGCCGACGGGGTCGTCGTAGGCGATCAGGTAGCCCGTCCCGGGCAGCACGCGCAGGATCGCGTCGGGCAGCAGGTCCAGCGCCTCCTCCGCACCGCGCAGCGGATGGTGGCGGTCCTCGTCGGCCCACAGCAGCAGCACCGGGAAGCCGAGCTGCGGCAGCAGGTCGAGCACCTCGCGGCGCGCGCTGCGCGGAAGCTCGCGCGCGAGCTTGGACCACGACCGCGCGAGGTTCGCGTTGCCGCCGACGTCGGCCAGCGCGTGGCGCACGAGGTCGGCCGCCTCCGGGACGTCGCGCGCGGTCAGCGCGCTGCCGCGCTCGGGCCGGAACGCGAGCTTCACGGCATGTCCGGCGAGCCGGTCGAAGCCCGGCAGCCCCGCGGCGCGCGCCGCGCCCGACCAGGTCCCGCGCGCACGCGGGCGCTCGGGCGGCCGGTGCAGCCGGCACGGCATCAGCGCCAGCCGCCCCGGGGTCAAGGACCCCAACTCGATCGCGCGCACCAGCAGGTCGGCGCCGAGCCCGTGGCCGCCGACCAGCGGCCGGCGCCCGCCGACGTCGGTGCAGAACGCGGCCAGCACCGACGCCAGCCAGTCGAACGTGTACGGGTGGCGCGGCCGGTCCTCGCTGTCGCCGTGTGCGGGCAGGTCGGGCAGGATCAGCCGGAAGCGATGCGCGAGGTCCTCGACCGCCGGCTCGAACTCGCGGTGCGACAGGCCGACCGAGTGCACCAACACCAGCGGCGGCCCGGTCCCGGTCTCGCGGTAGGCGATCCGCGCGCCGTCGTCGGCGTGCCAGAGGCGCAGTCTCATCCGTTCACGCCTCCCGCCGCCGCGCCGCGCGCCAGCGCGCGCCGGACCGCCGGCGCGTCGCCCGCCGCGAGCACCGCGGTCTGCACGCGCCGCGCCAGCTCGGCGGCGATCCCGGTCGTCCCGGACCCGCGGTCGATCGCCGCGCTCAAGTACCCCAACTGCAACGCGGCGACAGACGACCCCGCCGCCGCGCGCGTCGCCAGGTCCTCCGCGGCCTGGTGCATGTTGGTCCCCAGCACCTGCAGGTCGGCGTCGGTCAGGACCAACTTGGTGCACTTGGAGAGCGCCACCCCGCCGCGCAGCCGCACGGGCCCGGGCGCGGCGTGCAGCGCGCGCAGGAGGCCGGCGGAGTCGGTGTCGGTGCAGATCAGGGGCATGGCCGGCGGCTCGCTGCCGCACGCGAGGACCACCAGCGACGACGCTGTCAGCACGGCGGCGAGGGCGCGACGGCACCGCATCGGGACCATCGTAGAGTCCGGACGGTGCCGTCCCGCAACCGCGCCTACGACCGGGAGATCCTGCGGCTCGCGGTCCCGGCGCTCGGCGCGCTGGCCGCCGAGCCGCTGTACCTGCTCGCCGACACCGCGATCGTCGGGCACATCGGGACCCAGCAGCTCGCCGCGCTGGCGCTCGCGGGCAGCGTCCTCTCCGCGATCGTCACGCTCTGCAACTTCCTGACCTACGGGACGACCGCGCAGGTCGCGCGCCTGCACGGCGCCGGCCAGGACGCGCGCGCGGGGGAGATCGCCGCGCAGTCGCTGTGGCTGGCGATCGCGATCGGCACGCTGATGACGCTCGTCAGCGCCGCGGCCGCGCACCCGCTGATGAGCCTCGTCGGCGGCCACGGCGACGTCGCCGACCTCGCCGCGCGCTACCTGCGGATCAGCGCGCTCGGGATCCCGTGCGCGCTGATCGCGCTCGCCGCACAGGGCTACCTGCGCGGCGTCGGCGACCTCAGGACGCCGCTGGTCGTGGTCGTCGTGGCCAACATCATCAACATCGCGCTCGAGCTGCTGTTCGTCTACGGCTTCGGCTGGGGCCTGGACGGCAGCGCGGCCGGGACCGTCCTCGCGCAGGCCGGGATGGGCGCGGCGTTCGCGGTCCTGCTCCTGCGCGCGCCGGCGACCTCCCGGAAGCCGCACGCCCAGCAGCTCAGGTCGCTGCTGCGCATGGGCGGGCACATCGTGGTCCGGACCGGCTCGCTGCTGCTGGCGTTCATCATCGCCGGCGCGGTCCTGGCCCGGATGAGCGACGCGGCGCTCGGCGCGCACCAGATCGCGTTCCAGGTCTTCATCTTCCTGGCGCTCGTGCTCGACGCGATCGCGATCGCCGGGCAGGTGCTCGTCGGCCGGATGCTCGGCGCGGGCGACGCGCCCGGCGCGCTGGCCGCGGCCTACCGGATGTGCGTGTGGTCGCTCGCGGGCGGCGCGGTCCTGGCGGCGGCGCTGCTGGCGACATCGCACCTGATCCCGCACGCGTTCTCCAGCGACCCCGAGGTCATCGACAAGGCCGAGGAGCTCTGGCCGCTCTTCGCCCTGCTCCAGCTCCCCGGCGCGCTGGTCTTCGCGCTCGACGGGATCCTGCTCGGCGCGGGCGACACGCGCTACCTCGCCTACGCGATGGCCTTCAGCGCGTTCGGCGTGTTCGTCCCGATCGCGCTGCTGAGCCTGCACTTCGGCTGGGGCGTGACCGGCGTCTGGTGGGGCCTGAACGCGCTGATGGTCGCGCGCCTGGCCACGATCGGCGCCCGCTTCCTCGGGCGCCGCTGGCTCGTGACCGGCGCGACGACCGCCGTCGAGGCCTACAACTAGCCCGCGGAGCCGGCGGGTGCGCCCGTCTCGGACTCCAGCGTCTCGCGCAGCTCGTCCGGGAGCTGCGCCGCGGCCTGCGCGGTGTAGTCGAAGCCGACCAGGACGCCGTAGCCCTCGGCGACCAGGCGCGAGCCGACGCGCATCTCGAACTCGACCCGGAACGACGAGCGCTTGACGTTGCCGATCGAGCACCTCACCGCGACCTCCTCGTCGAACAGCACCGGCGAGCGGTAGTTGATGTGGCACTCGGCGAAGATCAGCCCGAACGCGTCCGCCTCCGGGTTGGCGGGGTCGTGCGACGGGACGAGCTCGCGCAGGTACGCGATCCGGGCGGTCTCGAAGTAGCGCAGGAACACCACGTTGTTGAGGTGGCGGTTCGCGTCGAGGTCGCCGAAGCGGACCCGCTCGGTGTGGACGAAGCTCATGCGTTGGTCTCCGGTTCTAGAGGTTGCGGCAGGGCGAACCCACGTGCGGCGCACCCGCGCTCGATCTGCTCGACCACGCACTCCATCACCTTCACGCGTGCGAAGCGCTTCGACTCGCCCTCGACCAGCGTCCACGGCGCCTCGAGCGTGTCGGTGCGCGCGAACATCTCCTCGACCGCCTCCTCGTACTGCGGGCGCTTGTCGCGGTTGCGCCAGTCCTCGTCGGTGATCTTGTAGGTCTTGAGCGGGTCCCTCTCGCGGCGCTTGAAGCGCTTGAGCTGCTCCTCGGGCGAGATGTGGAACCAGAACTTGCAGAAGATCGTGCCCTCGGCGGCCTGCGTGCGCTCGAACTCGTTGATCTCGTCGTAGGCGCGCCGCCACTGCTCCTCGGTGGCGAAGCCCTCGACGCGCTCGACGAGGACGCGGCCGTACCAGGAGCGATCGAAGATCGTCATGCCGCCGTGGCCGGGGATCGCGATCCAGAAGCGCTTGAGGTAGTGGTGGCGCAGCTCGTCGGGCGTCGGCGCGGAGAACGACGCGACGCGCACGTGGCGCGAGTCGAGCGGCGCGACGAGGCGCTTGATCGCGCCGCCCTTGCCGCCGGCGTCCCAGCCCTCCATCACGATCGCCAGCGGCGGGCCGATCGGGTCGTCCGGATGGAGCTTGCCGCCGAGCGCCAGGCGCAGCTGCGCGAGCCGCCGGCCGGCGCGCATGAGGCGCTCGTCCTGCTCCCTGCGCTTGAGCTTGAGGGAGAGGTCGAGGTCGTCGAGCCGGGTCATAAGTGACACAAATCCTCTCAGACCGCGCAGGCTCTGCAGCTGAGACGGCCGAAACCTGCGCAAAGCCGCAAGTGTGGTCGCGAAGCCTTCAGATCGAGCTAACACTGACCTTCATGACGCGGTCCACGCATACCAGCCGTCTGGGTCTCACGACCTCAGAGGCGGCACGTCACCTCGGGGTCTCCCTCTCCACCGTCCGCCGGTGGTCCG is a window of Conexibacter woesei Iso977N DNA encoding:
- a CDS encoding alpha/beta fold hydrolase, with translation MRLRLWHADDGARIAYRETGTGPPLVLVHSVGLSHREFEPAVEDLAHRFRLILPDLPAHGDSEDRPRHPYTFDWLASVLAAFCTDVGGRRPLVGGHGLGADLLVRAIELGSLTPGRLALMPCRLHRPPERPRARGTWSGAARAAGLPGFDRLAGHAVKLAFRPERGSALTARDVPEAADLVRHALADVGGNANLARSWSKLARELPRSARREVLDLLPQLGFPVLLLWADEDRHHPLRGAEEALDLLPDAILRVLPGTGYLIAYDDPVGVARELIAFFG
- a CDS encoding MATE family efflux transporter; protein product: MPSRNRAYDREILRLAVPALGALAAEPLYLLADTAIVGHIGTQQLAALALAGSVLSAIVTLCNFLTYGTTAQVARLHGAGQDARAGEIAAQSLWLAIAIGTLMTLVSAAAAHPLMSLVGGHGDVADLAARYLRISALGIPCALIALAAQGYLRGVGDLRTPLVVVVVANIINIALELLFVYGFGWGLDGSAAGTVLAQAGMGAAFAVLLLRAPATSRKPHAQQLRSLLRMGGHIVVRTGSLLLAFIIAGAVLARMSDAALGAHQIAFQVFIFLALVLDAIAIAGQVLVGRMLGAGDAPGALAAAYRMCVWSLAGGAVLAAALLATSHLIPHAFSSDPEVIDKAEELWPLFALLQLPGALVFALDGILLGAGDTRYLAYAMAFSAFGVFVPIALLSLHFGWGVTGVWWGLNALMVARLATIGARFLGRRWLVTGATTAVEAYN
- a CDS encoding acyl-CoA thioesterase; this encodes MSFVHTERVRFGDLDANRHLNNVVFLRYFETARIAYLRELVPSHDPANPEADAFGLIFAECHINYRSPVLFDEEVAVRCSIGNVKRSSFRVEFEMRVGSRLVAEGYGVLVGFDYTAQAAAQLPDELRETLESETGAPAGSAG
- a CDS encoding polyphosphate kinase 2 family protein, whose product is MTRLDDLDLSLKLKRREQDERLMRAGRRLAQLRLALGGKLHPDDPIGPPLAIVMEGWDAGGKGGAIKRLVAPLDSRHVRVASFSAPTPDELRHHYLKRFWIAIPGHGGMTIFDRSWYGRVLVERVEGFATEEQWRRAYDEINEFERTQAAEGTIFCKFWFHISPEEQLKRFKRRERDPLKTYKITDEDWRNRDKRPQYEEAVEEMFARTDTLEAPWTLVEGESKRFARVKVMECVVEQIERGCAARGFALPQPLEPETNA
- a CDS encoding alpha/beta hydrolase → MLRLSRAALLGALLTLACASAASAAVSGASGLRLVSSVPLDERLTELTFTTDALADPVRVRVLLPADAAENPGRRYPTLYLLHGSDGDATAWTDQGDAEALTKDYGMVVVMPDGGAEGWYTNWPNGSRPRWEDFHVEQLIPWIEAHEPVIAARSQRAIAGLSMGGFGALSYAARHPDVFAAAASFSGALDVGVNGGHELGWIVSAQPWGPWSGPQVDWRGHNPTDLAGNLRGVALWLATGTGAAGGPFGGGGPDDVVEPVIHAETASFAARTAALGIARQYDDYGAGGHEWDYWQRDLRQTLPGIMSVFSHPTALPAPWSFTATERDWTMRGYAVHAGRDRLAFRTLSRVRAGGFTLQTDGPTTVTARAGYARRARYVVAMRPTTAGTFRKRSAIVRATRGGRLIVRVPASARVTITRAAV